One Pseudomonas abieticivorans genomic region harbors:
- the rbsK gene encoding ribokinase, whose translation MQAKVVVVGSLNMDLVTRAPRLPRGGETLHGDSFVTVPGGKGANQAVAAARLGAPVAMIGCVGGDAYGEQLLAGLLVEGIDCQAVTPIADVASGVALIVVDDSSQNAIVIVAGANGRVSPASVQAVDHLLVQAEVIICQLEVPNEAVAFALKRGRELGKTVILNPAPASGPLPSDWYAAIDYLIPNESEAQALTGLVVDSRASAEQAASQLLAMGAGKVIVTLGAQGSLFADGQGFEHFPAPQVKAVDTTAAGDTFVGGFAAALARGDTERQAIAFGQVAAALSVTAAGAQPSIPTLKEVQAFTPL comes from the coding sequence ATGCAAGCAAAAGTTGTGGTAGTAGGCAGTCTGAACATGGATCTGGTCACGCGCGCACCGCGCCTGCCGCGCGGCGGGGAAACCCTGCATGGCGACTCGTTCGTCACGGTGCCGGGTGGCAAGGGGGCCAACCAGGCCGTGGCCGCCGCTCGGTTGGGGGCGCCGGTGGCAATGATCGGTTGCGTGGGCGGTGACGCCTATGGCGAGCAATTGCTCGCCGGTTTGCTGGTGGAGGGCATCGATTGCCAGGCCGTCACCCCGATCGCCGATGTCGCCAGCGGCGTGGCATTGATCGTGGTCGACGACAGCAGCCAGAATGCCATCGTGATCGTCGCGGGCGCCAATGGCCGGGTGTCACCGGCCTCGGTGCAGGCCGTCGACCACTTGTTGGTGCAGGCCGAGGTCATCATCTGCCAGTTGGAAGTGCCTAACGAGGCGGTGGCCTTTGCCCTCAAGCGCGGCCGTGAGCTGGGCAAGACGGTCATTCTCAACCCGGCGCCTGCCAGCGGGCCTTTGCCCAGCGACTGGTACGCGGCCATCGACTACCTGATCCCCAATGAGAGCGAGGCGCAGGCCTTGACCGGCCTGGTGGTGGACTCGCGCGCCAGTGCCGAGCAGGCGGCCAGCCAGTTGCTGGCCATGGGCGCGGGCAAAGTGATCGTGACCCTGGGCGCGCAGGGCTCGTTGTTTGCCGATGGCCAAGGTTTCGAGCATTTTCCGGCGCCCCAGGTCAAAGCCGTGGACACCACCGCAGCCGGTGACACCTTCGTCGGTGGCTTTGCCGCCGCCCTGGCCCGTGGCGACACTGAGCGCCAGGCCATTGCCTTCGGCCAGGTCGCCGCCGCGCTGTCGGTGACCGCTGCCGGCGCCCAGCCGTCGATTCCTACCTTGAAAGAAGTACAGGCCTTCACACCGCTATGA
- a CDS encoding LacI family DNA-binding transcriptional regulator, which produces MATIKDVAALAGISYTTVSHVLNKTRPVSEPVRLKVEAAIAQLDYVPSAVARSLKAKSTATIGLLVPNSTNPYFAELARGIEDHCERNGYCVILCNSDDDPGKQRSYLRVLLEKRVDGLIVASVGADGDLLSSLAAVRTPMVVVDRALEGVDTDLVCIDHELGGYLATLHLLELGHRDIACISGPLATSVAQMRLAGYRRALAEFDLKVVPERVIESDFTGQGGYEAAGQLLDDHPPTAIFAANDMIGLGVLRAAAERNVPVPAALSVIGFDDIQMCRYVYPGLTTVGQSIRELGELAAERLLTRVAGKGQGQAMKQVVPPLIILRESTAPRTDLFNEYR; this is translated from the coding sequence ATGGCAACCATCAAAGATGTCGCGGCGCTGGCGGGCATTTCCTACACCACCGTATCGCATGTACTGAACAAGACCCGCCCGGTTTCCGAGCCGGTGCGGCTCAAGGTAGAGGCCGCCATTGCCCAATTGGACTACGTGCCCAGTGCCGTGGCGCGCTCGCTCAAGGCCAAGAGCACGGCGACCATCGGCTTGCTGGTGCCCAACAGCACCAACCCCTATTTTGCCGAACTGGCCCGGGGTATCGAGGACCATTGCGAGCGCAATGGCTACTGCGTGATCCTATGCAACTCCGACGATGACCCGGGCAAGCAGCGCAGCTATTTGCGCGTGTTGCTGGAAAAGCGCGTCGACGGCCTGATCGTTGCCTCGGTGGGTGCCGATGGCGACCTGCTGAGTAGCCTGGCCGCGGTGCGCACGCCCATGGTAGTGGTCGACCGCGCGCTGGAGGGGGTGGACACGGACCTGGTGTGCATTGATCACGAACTGGGTGGTTACCTGGCGACCCTGCACTTGCTGGAGCTGGGCCATCGCGACATTGCCTGCATCAGCGGGCCTTTGGCCACCAGTGTCGCGCAGATGCGCCTGGCCGGTTATCGCCGGGCCCTGGCCGAATTCGATCTCAAGGTGGTGCCGGAGCGCGTCATCGAAAGCGACTTTACCGGGCAGGGCGGCTACGAAGCCGCGGGTCAATTGCTCGACGACCACCCGCCCACCGCTATTTTCGCCGCCAACGACATGATCGGCCTGGGCGTGCTGCGCGCCGCTGCCGAACGCAATGTGCCGGTACCGGCGGCGCTGTCGGTGATCGGTTTCGATGACATCCAAATGTGTCGCTACGTGTACCCCGGGCTGACCACGGTCGGCCAGTCCATCCGTGAATTGGGCGAGTTGGCTGCCGAGCGCTTGCTCACTCGGGTGGCTGGCAAGGGGCAGGGGCAGGCGATGAAACAGGTGGTGCCACCGCTGATCATCCTGCGTGAGTCTACGGCCCCGCGTACTGATCTCTTCAACGAATACCGCTGA
- a CDS encoding endonuclease, translating into MIARLFAGCCLLLSLTTHADAPRTFSEAKKVAWRLYAPQSTEFYCGCKYSGNRVNLAACGYVPRKNLKRAERIEWEHIVPAWAIGHQRQCWQRGGRKNCTAHDKTYQRAEADLHNLVPSIGEVNGDRNNFSFGWLPVQSGQYGSCLTQVDFKAKKVMPRPSIRGMIARTYFYMSREYGLTLSRQDRQLYEAWNKTYPVQAWERQRNQRVACVMGRGNAFVGPVDLKACG; encoded by the coding sequence ATGATTGCCCGCCTATTCGCCGGCTGCTGCCTGCTTTTGAGCCTGACCACCCACGCCGACGCGCCACGCACCTTCAGTGAAGCCAAGAAGGTTGCCTGGCGCTTGTATGCCCCGCAATCCACCGAGTTCTACTGCGGCTGCAAGTACTCGGGCAACCGGGTCAACCTGGCGGCCTGCGGCTATGTACCGCGCAAAAACCTCAAGCGCGCCGAACGTATCGAGTGGGAACACATCGTGCCGGCCTGGGCGATTGGCCATCAACGCCAGTGTTGGCAACGTGGTGGTCGCAAGAATTGCACCGCCCACGACAAGACCTACCAGCGCGCCGAAGCCGACCTGCACAACCTGGTCCCGAGCATTGGCGAGGTAAACGGTGACCGCAACAATTTCAGTTTTGGCTGGCTGCCGGTTCAAAGCGGGCAATATGGCTCGTGCCTGACCCAGGTCGATTTCAAGGCCAAGAAAGTCATGCCGCGGCCGTCGATCCGCGGCATGATCGCCCGCACCTACTTCTACATGAGCAGGGAGTACGGGCTGACCCTGTCCCGCCAGGATCGGCAGTTGTATGAAGCCTGGAACAAGACTTACCCGGTGCAGGCGTGGGAGCGCCAACGCAACCAACGCGTGGCGTGCGTGATGGGGCGCGGCAACGCGTTTGTCGGGCCGGTGGATTTGAAGGCGTGTGGTTAG
- the rbsD gene encoding D-ribose pyranase, with amino-acid sequence MKKTPLLNIALSRLIASLGHGDIVVIGDAGLPVPPGVELIDLALTQGIPGFVATLEVLLSELQVESHVLAEEILQARPPALAALQRLQGEGALGRERLVSHADFKRLCSQARAIVRTGECQPYSNIALVAGVTF; translated from the coding sequence ATGAAAAAGACCCCCCTGCTCAACATCGCGCTCTCGCGCCTGATCGCCTCCCTTGGGCATGGTGACATCGTGGTGATCGGCGATGCCGGGTTGCCGGTGCCGCCCGGCGTCGAGTTGATCGACCTGGCCTTGACCCAGGGTATCCCGGGCTTCGTGGCCACCCTTGAGGTGCTGCTCAGTGAATTGCAGGTGGAAAGCCACGTGCTCGCCGAAGAAATCCTGCAGGCCCGGCCGCCGGCCCTGGCGGCGCTGCAACGCCTGCAAGGGGAGGGCGCCCTGGGCCGCGAGCGCCTGGTCAGCCACGCTGACTTCAAGCGGTTGTGCAGCCAGGCGCGGGCGATCGTGCGCACCGGCGAATGCCAGCCCTACAGCAATATCGCGCTGGTGGCCGGGGTGACCTTCTGA
- a CDS encoding GNAT family N-acetyltransferase: protein MTDPAVITIERCGEQHADQVAALYSDPQVARQVLQLPFQPTELWRKRIVAMENERNVGLVALHQGQVIGLCSLQQHERVRLSHGGAVGMGVAAQWQGKGVGSRLLAAVLDVADNWMNLRRVELTVYTDNQAAVALYRKFGFEIEGELRDYAVRDGQWVNAYTMARLRTVAS, encoded by the coding sequence ATGACTGACCCTGCCGTCATAACAATAGAGCGTTGCGGCGAACAACATGCCGACCAGGTCGCCGCCCTTTACAGCGACCCCCAGGTCGCGCGCCAGGTACTGCAACTGCCTTTTCAGCCGACCGAACTGTGGCGCAAACGTATCGTGGCCATGGAAAACGAGCGCAACGTGGGGCTGGTGGCCTTGCATCAGGGTCAGGTGATCGGTTTGTGCTCGTTGCAGCAGCATGAGCGCGTGCGCCTGAGCCATGGCGGCGCTGTTGGCATGGGCGTTGCGGCGCAGTGGCAGGGCAAAGGCGTAGGCAGCCGGTTGCTGGCCGCCGTGCTGGATGTTGCAGACAATTGGATGAACCTGCGCCGGGTGGAATTAACGGTTTACACCGATAACCAAGCGGCCGTGGCGCTGTATCGCAAGTTCGGCTTCGAGATAGAGGGCGAACTGCGCGACTACGCGGTGCGCGATGGCCAGTGGGTCAATGCCTACACCATGGCGCGCTTGCGAACTGTCGCGTCCTAG
- a CDS encoding sugar ABC transporter ATP-binding protein — MSATAPHVVLSVSGIGKTYAQPVLSGIDLTLVRGEVLALTGENGAGKSTLSKIIGGLEAPTTGEMLYQGRPYLPGSRAAAEAQGIRMVMQELNLLPTLTVAENLFLDNLPSSGGWISRKKLREAAREAMAQVGLDAIDPDTLVGELGIGHQQMVEIARNLIGDCNVLILDEPTAMLTAREVDMLFEQIGRLRARGVAIVYISHRLEELQQVAQRIAVLRDGQLVCVDDMANYNSEQLVNLMVGRELGEHIDLGERRIGGPLLAVKGLSRAGKVHDVSFEVRSGEIFGISGLIGAGRTELLRLIFGADAADSGSVAIGSPPKPVTIRSPADAVREGIALITEDRKGEGLLLTQSISANIALGNMPAISSAGMVSGSNERALAQRQVQAMHIRSSSTAQLVSQLSGGNQQKVVIGRWLERDCDVLLFDEPTRGIDVGAKFDIYALLGELTRQGKALVVVSSDLRELMLICDRIGVLSAGRLIDTFERDRWSQDELLAAAFAGYQKRDALVSDTAPRNLA, encoded by the coding sequence ATGTCGGCTACTGCCCCCCATGTTGTGTTATCGGTCAGTGGTATTGGTAAGACCTATGCGCAACCGGTGTTGTCGGGCATCGACCTGACCCTGGTGCGTGGCGAGGTATTGGCCCTGACCGGTGAAAACGGCGCGGGCAAAAGCACCCTTTCCAAAATCATCGGTGGCCTGGAAGCACCCACCACCGGCGAGATGCTGTACCAGGGGCGGCCCTACTTGCCGGGCAGCCGAGCTGCGGCAGAAGCGCAGGGCATTCGCATGGTCATGCAGGAACTCAACCTGCTGCCCACCCTGACCGTGGCCGAAAACCTGTTTCTGGATAATTTGCCCAGCAGCGGCGGCTGGATCAGCCGCAAGAAGTTGCGCGAAGCGGCGCGCGAGGCGATGGCGCAAGTGGGCCTGGACGCCATCGACCCTGACACCCTGGTGGGCGAACTGGGCATTGGTCACCAGCAGATGGTGGAGATTGCCCGCAACCTGATTGGCGATTGCAACGTGCTGATCCTGGATGAGCCGACCGCCATGCTGACGGCGCGCGAAGTCGACATGTTGTTCGAGCAGATCGGCCGGCTGCGGGCTCGCGGCGTGGCCATCGTGTACATCTCCCATCGCCTTGAAGAGTTGCAGCAAGTGGCCCAGCGCATCGCCGTGCTGCGCGATGGCCAATTGGTGTGTGTCGACGACATGGCCAATTACAACAGTGAGCAGTTGGTCAACTTGATGGTCGGTCGCGAGCTGGGCGAACACATCGACCTGGGTGAGCGGCGTATCGGTGGGCCGCTGTTGGCGGTCAAGGGCCTCAGCCGGGCCGGCAAGGTGCACGACGTGTCGTTCGAGGTGCGCAGCGGCGAAATTTTCGGTATCTCCGGGTTGATCGGGGCGGGGCGCACCGAACTGTTGCGGCTTATTTTCGGCGCCGACGCGGCGGACAGCGGCAGCGTTGCCATTGGCAGCCCGCCCAAGCCTGTGACCATTCGCTCGCCAGCCGACGCCGTGCGCGAAGGCATTGCCTTGATCACCGAAGACCGCAAGGGCGAAGGCCTGCTGCTGACTCAGTCGATCAGCGCCAACATTGCCCTGGGCAACATGCCGGCTATCTCCAGCGCCGGCATGGTCAGTGGCTCCAATGAACGCGCGCTGGCCCAGCGGCAAGTTCAGGCCATGCACATCCGCAGTTCCAGCACGGCGCAATTGGTGTCGCAACTGTCGGGTGGCAACCAGCAAAAAGTGGTGATTGGCCGCTGGCTGGAGCGCGACTGCGACGTGCTGTTGTTCGACGAGCCGACCCGCGGCATCGACGTGGGGGCCAAGTTCGACATCTACGCACTGCTGGGCGAGCTGACTCGCCAGGGCAAGGCGCTGGTGGTGGTGTCCAGTGATTTGCGCGAACTGATGTTGATTTGCGATCGGATCGGCGTGCTGTCGGCCGGTCGCTTGATCGACACCTTCGAGCGCGATCGCTGGTCCCAGGACGAACTGTTGGCTGCCGCCTTTGCCGGTTATCAAAAACGCGATGCGCTGGTCTCTGACACAGCGCCCAGGAACCTTGCATGA
- a CDS encoding YgdI/YgdR family lipoprotein — MNMKIAVAGFVLIAGVGLAGCSTQTVVTLQNGTQYVTKDAPKTKSEDGFYEFVDISGKHVKVRADEVATVKEED; from the coding sequence ATGAACATGAAAATAGCGGTCGCCGGCTTCGTATTGATCGCAGGCGTTGGCCTGGCCGGTTGCTCGACGCAAACGGTGGTCACCCTGCAAAACGGCACGCAGTACGTGACCAAGGATGCGCCGAAGACCAAGTCCGAGGACGGCTTCTACGAATTCGTCGACATTTCCGGGAAGCACGTGAAGGTGCGGGCTGACGAGGTGGCGACGGTCAAGGAAGAGGATTGA
- a CDS encoding DUF1654 domain-containing protein — MATTSSAATPAGSYEQLGIRISKIINAPTAQKARSALIFKLEHESPEDWAQLLEEIAENDNVTLAWRDDGGVQIFWVVPKED; from the coding sequence GTGGCAACCACCTCCTCCGCAGCAACCCCAGCCGGCAGCTATGAACAGTTGGGCATCCGCATCTCGAAAATCATCAACGCCCCTACGGCCCAGAAGGCCCGTTCGGCGCTGATTTTCAAGCTTGAACACGAGTCACCCGAAGATTGGGCGCAATTGCTTGAAGAAATCGCCGAGAACGACAACGTGACGTTGGCTTGGCGCGATGACGGCGGCGTGCAGATATTTTGGGTCGTGCCGAAGGAAGATTGA
- a CDS encoding sugar ABC transporter substrate-binding protein, which produces MKLPFAGRVIAVSVLAALCAAAPLSSALADTPEKPKVALVMKSLANEFFRTMEDGAKDYQKAHAADFDLVSNGIKDESDTANQIRIVEQMISTKVNALVIAPADSKALVPVIKKAMDAGITVINIDNQLDPGVLKSKDISVPFVGPDNRKGARLVGEYLAKDLKAGDEVGIIEGVSTTTNAQQRTAGFKDAMDAAQMKVVSTQSGNWEIDKGNAIAAAMLNEYPNLKALLAGNDSMALGAVSAVRAAGKAGKVQVVGYDNINAIKPMLKDGRVLATADQFAAKQAVFGIQAALKMLKHEPIDGAANGVIETPVELVTKDTVAKP; this is translated from the coding sequence ATGAAGTTGCCATTCGCTGGACGCGTCATCGCTGTGTCTGTTCTGGCTGCCCTCTGCGCCGCCGCGCCGCTGTCTTCGGCCCTGGCCGATACCCCCGAGAAACCCAAGGTCGCCCTGGTGATGAAATCCCTGGCCAACGAATTCTTCCGCACCATGGAAGACGGCGCCAAGGATTACCAGAAGGCCCACGCCGCCGATTTCGACCTGGTCTCCAACGGCATCAAGGACGAGTCCGACACGGCCAACCAGATCCGCATCGTCGAGCAGATGATCTCCACCAAGGTTAACGCCCTGGTCATCGCCCCGGCTGACTCCAAGGCCCTGGTGCCGGTGATCAAGAAGGCGATGGACGCGGGCATCACCGTGATCAACATCGACAACCAGTTGGACCCTGGCGTGCTCAAGAGCAAAGACATCAGCGTGCCGTTCGTGGGCCCCGACAACCGCAAGGGCGCGCGCCTGGTGGGTGAATACCTGGCCAAGGACCTGAAGGCCGGCGATGAAGTGGGCATCATCGAAGGGGTGTCTACCACCACCAACGCCCAGCAGCGCACCGCAGGCTTCAAGGATGCGATGGACGCCGCGCAGATGAAGGTGGTGTCCACCCAGTCCGGCAATTGGGAGATCGACAAGGGCAATGCCATTGCCGCCGCCATGCTCAACGAATACCCGAACCTGAAGGCGCTGCTGGCCGGTAACGACAGCATGGCCCTGGGCGCGGTTTCGGCAGTGCGCGCGGCGGGCAAGGCCGGCAAGGTGCAGGTGGTGGGCTACGACAACATCAACGCCATCAAGCCGATGCTCAAGGACGGCCGTGTGCTCGCCACCGCCGACCAGTTCGCCGCCAAGCAAGCGGTGTTCGGTATTCAGGCTGCGTTGAAAATGCTCAAGCACGAGCCTATCGATGGCGCCGCCAACGGCGTGATCGAAACGCCGGTGGAGTTGGTCACCAAAGACACCGTCGCCAAACCGTAA
- a CDS encoding ABC transporter permease, whose amino-acid sequence MKTTSDAAPVVKRSGTYFGLGTYLGLAGALLAMIILFSFLSSHFLSYSTFSTLANQIPDLMVLAVGMTFVLIIGGIDLSVGSVLALAASAVSVAILSWGWSVLPAAVLGMGCAALAGTLTGSITVAWRIPSFIVSLGVLEMARGVAYQLTDSRTAYIGDAFAWLSDPIALGISPSFIIALLVIIVAQAVLTRTVFGRYLIGIGTNEEAVRLAGINPKPYKILVFSLMGLLAGLAALFQISRLEAADPNAGSGLELQVIAAVVIGGTSLMGGRGSVISTFFGVLIISVLAAGLAQIGASEPTKRIITGAVIVVAVVLDTYRSQRARKRT is encoded by the coding sequence ATGAAAACGACTTCCGACGCTGCCCCCGTGGTCAAGCGCAGTGGCACCTACTTTGGCCTGGGCACTTACCTGGGCCTGGCTGGCGCCTTGCTGGCGATGATTATTCTATTTTCCTTCCTGAGCAGTCACTTCCTGTCCTACAGCACGTTCAGCACCTTGGCCAATCAGATCCCGGACCTGATGGTGCTGGCGGTGGGCATGACGTTCGTGCTGATCATCGGCGGCATCGACCTGTCGGTCGGTTCGGTGCTGGCGCTGGCGGCTTCGGCGGTCAGCGTGGCCATCCTCAGTTGGGGCTGGAGCGTATTGCCTGCCGCAGTGTTGGGCATGGGCTGCGCCGCATTGGCCGGTACCCTGACCGGCTCCATCACCGTGGCCTGGCGCATCCCTTCGTTTATTGTTTCGCTGGGGGTGCTGGAGATGGCCCGGGGCGTGGCCTACCAGTTGACCGATTCGCGCACCGCCTACATCGGCGACGCCTTCGCCTGGTTGTCCGACCCCATCGCCCTGGGCATTTCACCCTCGTTCATCATCGCCTTGCTGGTGATCATCGTTGCCCAGGCCGTGCTGACCCGCACGGTATTCGGTCGCTACTTGATCGGCATCGGCACCAATGAGGAGGCGGTGCGCCTGGCGGGCATCAATCCAAAACCCTACAAGATCCTGGTGTTCTCGCTGATGGGGCTGTTGGCGGGCCTGGCTGCCCTGTTCCAGATATCTCGCCTGGAGGCTGCCGACCCGAACGCCGGTTCCGGCCTTGAACTGCAGGTGATCGCCGCCGTGGTCATCGGCGGCACCAGCCTGATGGGCGGGCGCGGCTCGGTGATCAGCACCTTTTTTGGCGTGCTGATCATTTCGGTACTGGCCGCAGGGCTGGCCCAGATCGGTGCCTCCGAACCGACCAAACGGATCATCACGGGCGCGGTGATCGTGGTCGCCGTGGTGCTGGATACTTATCGCAGCCAACGCGCTCGCAAACGGACCTGA